Proteins from a single region of Centropristis striata isolate RG_2023a ecotype Rhode Island chromosome 9, C.striata_1.0, whole genome shotgun sequence:
- the LOC131977238 gene encoding uncharacterized protein LOC131977238 gives MLDVKMGHTLLCVLGLFLLNTLLYGQHGGDNIILVSPVHPVTEGDSVSLSCRLRRRESVSTVFFYRNEEVVQNDTRRELNIPAVSKSDEGFYKCGHSGEESAQSWMSVKEGSSPEGSKPPVLEGSKPPVLLITGLVCGITLLVIFLLLLFCSRRTRDSSSTRPIQSEGTNQGSATSHMVDQNEAQCSEYSSLLPHEASVYETIKVSEDYENATSHKVDQNEAQRSEYSSLFHCDASVYETIKGSEDYVNDAGKSEHAT, from the exons ATGCTCGACGTGAAGATGGGGCACACTTTGCTCTGTGTGCTGGGGTTATTCT TGCTGAATACACTGCTCTACGGACAGCATGGAG GTGATAATATTATCCTGGTGAGCCCTGTCCATCCTGTGACTGAGGGAGATTCCGTCAGTCTGAGCTGCAGATTGAGAAGACGGGAATCTGTTTCCACTGTGTTTTTCTATCGAAATGAGGAAGTGGTTCAGAACGACACCAGAAGGGAGCTTAATATCCCTGCAGTGTCAAAGTCTGATGAGGGCTTCTACAAGTGTGGACACTCAGGAGAAGAGTCAGCTCAGAGCTGGATGTCAGTTAAAG AAGGATCCAGTCCTGAAGGCTCTAAACCTCCTGTGCTAGAAGGCTCGAAACCTCCTGTGCTGTTGATTACTGGGCTGGTTTGTGGAATCACACTTCTTGttatttttctgctgcttttgttttgctcCAGAAGAACCAGAG ATTCAAGCTCCACCAG GCCAATCCAGTCTGAGGGCACCAATCAGGGCTCAGCCACAAGTCACATGGTGGACCAGAATGAAGCTCAATGTAGTGAATACTCCTCTCTTCTCCCCC ACGAAGCTTCTGTCTATGAAACAATCAAAGTCTCTGAAGACTATGAAAATG cCACAAGTCACAAGGTGGACCAGAATGAAGCTCAACGTAGTGAATACTCCTCTCTTTTCCACT GCGATGCTTCTGTCTATGAAACAATCAAAGGCTCTGAAGACTATGTAAATG ATGCAGGTAAATCCGAGCATGCCACCTAG